From one Salinibacterium hongtaonis genomic stretch:
- a CDS encoding NUDIX domain-containing protein: MLADEPAEFAVVESETMFSGRVWDVRRDRIAYGDAEIVREYVDHTGAVAVAAIDDRGRILVIRQYRHPIAMRDWELPAGLLDIPGEDPLAAAQRELAEEVDLVADEWAPLVEFYTSPGGSNELLRVYLARGVRATPEAFVRGEEEADIETRWVELDELLDAVKAGRVRNGILVTAALSLAAER, from the coding sequence ATGCTCGCGGACGAGCCAGCCGAGTTCGCTGTAGTCGAGTCGGAGACGATGTTCTCCGGCCGGGTATGGGACGTACGGCGGGACCGGATCGCCTATGGCGATGCGGAGATCGTTCGCGAGTATGTTGACCACACGGGCGCTGTCGCCGTTGCGGCGATCGACGACCGTGGTCGCATCTTGGTGATCCGCCAGTACCGGCATCCGATCGCCATGCGCGATTGGGAACTCCCCGCCGGTCTGCTCGACATCCCGGGGGAGGACCCTCTTGCCGCAGCCCAGCGGGAGCTGGCAGAAGAGGTCGATCTCGTTGCCGATGAGTGGGCCCCTCTCGTGGAGTTCTACACCTCGCCGGGGGGCAGCAACGAGCTTCTGCGGGTGTACCTAGCACGCGGTGTGCGGGCCACACCGGAGGCTTTCGTTCGCGGCGAAGAAGAGGCCGATATTGAGACCCGCTGGGTCGAACTCGACGAACTGTTGGATGCTGTGAAGGCAGGCAGGGTACGCAACGGAATTCTGGTGACGGCGGCGCTCTCACTCGCAGCGGAACGCTGA
- the xerD gene encoding site-specific tyrosine recombinase XerD — MTEVALSTLVDRYLRHLAIERGRAENTLAAYRRDLTAYLAYLDRCDIRSLDLVAATHVSRFGLEPGAQGGQRSAASVARALSSVRGFHRFCLDEGYVAEDVSADTKPPKLPLRLPKAIALDRVEALLEAASGDDPLALRDRALLELLYATGARVSEAVGLNVDDMHEADETQVVRLLGKGGKQRIVPLGSYAKAAIDAYLVRARPGMSTKGPSTPGLFLGRRGARLSRQNAWLIIRARAEQAGLDTEISPHTLRHSFATHLLEGGADVRVVQELLGHSSVATTQFYTLVTADTLRDMYTTAHPRAR; from the coding sequence ATGACCGAGGTGGCCCTGTCGACTCTCGTCGATCGCTATCTGCGGCATCTCGCGATCGAACGCGGCCGGGCTGAAAATACCCTCGCCGCTTATCGCCGGGATCTGACCGCCTACCTGGCCTACCTAGATCGCTGCGACATCCGTTCACTTGACCTAGTGGCAGCGACCCATGTGTCGAGATTCGGTCTGGAACCGGGCGCCCAGGGCGGCCAGCGCAGCGCTGCTTCGGTGGCCAGAGCGCTCTCGTCCGTGCGTGGGTTCCACCGGTTCTGCCTCGACGAGGGCTATGTGGCGGAGGATGTTTCTGCCGACACCAAACCGCCCAAGCTCCCACTGCGCCTGCCCAAGGCGATCGCCCTGGACCGGGTGGAGGCGCTACTCGAGGCCGCATCCGGCGACGACCCCCTGGCGCTAAGGGACCGAGCACTTCTTGAACTCCTGTATGCCACGGGTGCGCGCGTCTCTGAGGCGGTCGGGCTGAACGTCGACGACATGCACGAGGCCGATGAGACCCAGGTTGTGCGACTTTTGGGCAAGGGCGGCAAACAACGCATCGTGCCGTTGGGGAGCTATGCCAAGGCCGCGATCGACGCGTATCTGGTGCGGGCCCGCCCGGGAATGTCGACAAAAGGACCATCGACGCCCGGGCTGTTCTTGGGCCGACGCGGCGCGCGGCTCTCGCGGCAAAACGCGTGGCTAATTATTCGAGCTCGGGCCGAGCAGGCTGGCCTCGATACCGAAATCTCGCCGCACACTCTGAGGCATTCGTTTGCCACCCATCTGCTGGAGGGGGGCGCCGATGTCCGGGTCGTGCAGGAGCTGCTGGGGCACTCCTCGGTCGCGACCACGCAGTTCTACACGCTCGTGACCGCTGACACCCTGAGGGACATGTACACAACGGCCCATCCGCGCGCGCGCTGA
- a CDS encoding segregation and condensation protein A, whose translation MAPSPSLVSLGEGGADAASAGGFTVTVGDFDGPFDLLLTLIGKHELDITEVSLSLVTSEFIAYLRALDSDDELNQASEFLVVAATLLDLKVAGLLPQGELVDAEDVALLEARDLLFARLLQYRAFKQASAWFDGQLVAESTRTVRSVRLEEKYRRSTPELVWTLSLEDFGALAALAFAPRELPTVGLDHLHAPLVSIREQAAHVVALLRRGDPMTFRQLIAGADVKGVVIARFLAVLELYRGAAISFEQIEPLGELTLRWTAENWSDENLANLGADYGN comes from the coding sequence GTGGCGCCGTCGCCTAGCCTCGTGTCGTTGGGGGAGGGCGGTGCCGACGCGGCCTCCGCTGGCGGCTTCACCGTTACCGTCGGCGACTTTGACGGCCCGTTCGATCTGCTGCTCACCCTCATCGGCAAGCATGAACTCGACATCACGGAGGTCTCGCTGAGCCTCGTGACCAGCGAGTTCATTGCTTATCTGCGCGCGCTCGACAGCGATGACGAACTCAATCAAGCCAGCGAGTTTCTCGTTGTCGCGGCAACACTGCTTGATCTCAAGGTCGCGGGCCTCCTGCCCCAGGGCGAACTTGTCGACGCCGAGGATGTGGCGCTGCTTGAGGCGAGGGACCTGCTCTTTGCGAGGCTCCTGCAGTACCGGGCGTTTAAGCAGGCCTCTGCCTGGTTTGATGGTCAGCTTGTCGCCGAGTCGACCCGAACGGTTCGTTCTGTGCGGCTCGAAGAGAAGTATCGCCGGTCGACCCCCGAGCTCGTCTGGACACTCTCCCTCGAGGACTTTGGGGCTCTCGCCGCGCTGGCATTCGCACCCCGCGAATTGCCCACCGTTGGTCTCGACCATTTGCATGCTCCCCTCGTGAGCATCCGGGAACAGGCAGCACACGTCGTTGCCCTGCTGCGTAGGGGAGACCCCATGACGTTTCGCCAGCTCATTGCTGGCGCCGACGTCAAGGGTGTCGTGATCGCACGGTTCCTCGCCGTTCTTGAGCTCTATCGGGGAGCCGCGATCTCGTTCGAACAGATTGAGCCGCTCGGAGAACTAACCCTGCGCTGGACCGCAGAAAACTGGTCGGACGAGAATCTCGCCAACCTGGGGGCAGACTATGGAAACTGA
- a CDS encoding CTP synthase: protein MIGCNPVVDINNAGITKHIFVTGGVVSSLGKGLTAASLGNLLTARGLRVVMQKLDPYLNVDPGTMNPFQHGEVFVTDDGAETDLDIGHYERFLDINLGQSANVTTGQIYSQVIARERRGEYLGDTVQVIPHITDEIKRRMRLQAAEPIDGSARPDVIITEIGGTVGDIESQPFIEAARQVRHELGRSNCFFVHVSLVPYLSAAGEQKTKPTQHSVAALRSIGIQPDAIVLRSDRPVPESMNRKIALMCDVDPEAVVNCPDASSIYDIPTILHEQGLDSYIIDHFGVKTDDVDWSGWSELLEVVHNPRHEVTVGLVGKYIDLPDAYLSVTEALKAGGFANDARVTIEWVPSDECETPDGAARMLSHLDAICVPGGFGVRGIEGKLGALRFARENGLPVLGLCLGLQCMVIEYARDVAGLVGASSTEFDPETPIPVIATMAEQVDIIAGGDLGGTMRLGLYEAALAEDSIVAELYGAPMISERHRHRYEVNNKYRAQIAEAGLSFSGTSPDGHLVEFVELPRDVHPFYVGTQAHPELRSRPNRAHPLFSGLVAAGLERQRAARLFEVVEPADA from the coding sequence ATGATAGGCTGCAACCCCGTGGTGGACATTAATAACGCGGGCATAACTAAGCACATCTTCGTCACGGGGGGCGTCGTCTCCTCGTTGGGCAAGGGCCTGACGGCCGCCAGTCTGGGCAACCTTCTAACGGCTCGCGGTCTCCGCGTTGTCATGCAGAAGCTTGACCCGTATCTCAACGTCGATCCCGGAACGATGAACCCGTTCCAGCACGGCGAGGTCTTTGTGACCGACGACGGCGCTGAGACGGACCTCGACATCGGGCATTACGAGCGCTTTCTCGACATCAACCTCGGGCAGTCTGCCAACGTCACGACGGGACAGATCTACTCGCAGGTGATTGCGCGTGAGCGCCGCGGTGAGTACCTCGGCGACACAGTGCAGGTTATCCCGCACATCACCGACGAGATCAAGCGCCGCATGCGCCTGCAAGCCGCGGAGCCGATTGATGGCAGCGCCCGGCCCGACGTGATCATCACAGAAATCGGCGGCACGGTCGGCGACATCGAATCGCAGCCGTTCATCGAGGCCGCGCGCCAGGTGCGCCACGAGCTCGGCCGCTCCAACTGCTTTTTTGTGCACGTTTCGCTGGTTCCGTACCTGAGCGCGGCTGGCGAACAGAAGACGAAGCCGACGCAGCACTCTGTTGCCGCCCTGCGCTCGATCGGTATCCAGCCCGATGCGATCGTTCTGCGCTCCGACCGGCCAGTTCCCGAGTCGATGAACCGCAAAATCGCGCTCATGTGTGACGTTGACCCGGAGGCGGTCGTCAACTGCCCCGATGCGTCGAGCATCTATGACATCCCCACGATCCTGCACGAACAGGGCCTCGACTCCTACATCATCGATCACTTCGGAGTTAAGACCGATGACGTGGACTGGTCGGGATGGAGCGAGCTTCTCGAGGTCGTGCACAACCCGCGTCACGAGGTAACGGTTGGGCTCGTCGGAAAGTACATCGACCTGCCCGACGCGTACCTTTCGGTGACGGAGGCCCTCAAGGCCGGTGGTTTCGCCAACGATGCCCGCGTCACGATCGAGTGGGTGCCCTCAGACGAGTGCGAGACCCCGGACGGTGCTGCCCGCATGCTCTCGCACCTCGACGCGATCTGCGTTCCGGGTGGGTTTGGCGTTCGCGGCATTGAGGGCAAGCTGGGCGCTCTGCGCTTTGCCCGCGAGAACGGGCTGCCGGTTCTCGGCCTGTGCCTCGGCCTGCAGTGCATGGTTATCGAATATGCGCGGGATGTTGCCGGCCTTGTCGGTGCATCGTCGACGGAATTCGACCCTGAGACTCCGATCCCCGTGATCGCGACAATGGCGGAGCAGGTTGACATCATCGCCGGCGGCGACCTGGGCGGCACGATGCGCCTTGGTCTCTATGAGGCGGCCCTAGCCGAAGACTCGATCGTGGCGGAGCTGTATGGTGCCCCGATGATCTCGGAGCGTCACCGCCACCGCTACGAGGTCAACAACAAGTACCGTGCGCAGATCGCCGAAGCCGGGCTGTCGTTCTCGGGAACCTCGCCCGACGGCCACCTGGTGGAGTTCGTTGAGCTGCCGCGCGACGTGCACCCGTTCTATGTGGGGACGCAGGCCCACCCGGAGCTGCGGTCGCGGCCCAATCGCGCGCATCCGCTGTTCTCGGGCCTCGTCGCGGCAGGTCTTGAGCGCCAGCGCGCTGCCCGGCTTTTTGAGGTCGTAGAGCCGGCTGACGCGTGA
- a CDS encoding NAD kinase: MSAAAHGSSLSGTRSILVVSHTGREESLDAAAEVCRELLRDGVIPVATAQEREDLFAHDPALLAIRRLGEEVAIDDLEIAIVLGGDGTILRAAELLRGCSAPILGVNLGHVGFLAESERDGLRETVRRALSRDYLVEERMTLDVRVKVGTEIAYETWALNEATVEKASRERMLEVVIEVDKRPLSSFGCDGVVMSTPTGSTAYSFSAGGPIVWPELDAMLLVPLSAHALFARPLVVGPDSVFAVEVLDRTQGTGVLWCDGRRTWDLPPGARVVVRRSTIPVRLARLHQGPFTDRLVNKFQLPVAGWRGPTPFDATREIPVQRAVFDEGRESAS, translated from the coding sequence GTGTCTGCTGCTGCCCACGGTTCCTCGCTGTCGGGAACGCGCAGCATTCTGGTGGTGTCACATACGGGGCGCGAAGAGTCTCTCGATGCGGCAGCCGAGGTGTGCCGCGAGCTACTGAGGGACGGCGTGATCCCGGTAGCTACTGCGCAGGAGCGTGAGGACCTGTTCGCGCACGACCCTGCGCTGCTGGCGATCCGGAGGCTCGGCGAAGAGGTGGCGATCGACGACCTGGAGATCGCGATCGTGCTTGGCGGGGACGGCACGATTCTGCGAGCCGCCGAGCTGCTGCGCGGCTGCTCCGCCCCCATTCTCGGAGTGAACCTCGGGCATGTGGGGTTTCTCGCGGAAAGCGAGCGCGACGGGCTGCGCGAGACGGTGCGCCGTGCGCTCTCTCGTGACTACCTCGTCGAGGAGCGGATGACGCTCGATGTGCGCGTTAAAGTGGGCACCGAAATCGCGTACGAGACGTGGGCACTGAACGAAGCGACCGTTGAGAAAGCGAGCCGAGAGCGGATGCTCGAGGTCGTCATCGAGGTCGACAAGCGCCCGCTGTCGTCGTTTGGCTGCGACGGAGTCGTGATGTCCACTCCCACCGGGTCCACCGCGTACTCCTTCTCTGCTGGCGGCCCCATCGTGTGGCCGGAGCTCGACGCGATGCTTCTTGTGCCGCTCAGCGCGCACGCCCTTTTTGCGCGCCCCCTCGTCGTTGGCCCCGATTCCGTTTTTGCCGTCGAGGTGCTCGATCGCACCCAGGGCACCGGCGTGCTGTGGTGCGATGGGCGCCGCACCTGGGATCTTCCTCCTGGCGCGCGCGTTGTCGTGCGGCGCTCGACCATTCCCGTTCGTCTCGCTCGCTTGCACCAGGGGCCGTTCACGGATCGGCTCGTCAACAAGTTTCAGCTTCCGGTTGCGGGATGGCGCGGACCCACACCTTTTGACGCCACCCGCGAGATCCCCGTGCAGCGCGCGGTGTTTGATGAGGGTCGGGAGAGCGCTTCGTGA
- the scpB gene encoding SMC-Scp complex subunit ScpB, protein METEHDTVPGTETAEQSAAQLEARLEAILMVVDEPQGIVALATALSAPVRVVRQAIDNLVADFDGDLGGRRRGFELREVGGGWRIYVREDHDDIVRDFVLTQNPSRLSQAALETLAVIAYKQPISRGAIASIRAVNVDSVVRTLLGRGLITEAFADSETGAIHYATTDLLLTQLGINSLDELPAISPLLADGSEGFDDVRG, encoded by the coding sequence ATGGAAACTGAACACGACACCGTGCCCGGCACAGAAACTGCTGAGCAGAGTGCCGCGCAGCTTGAAGCCCGGCTTGAGGCAATTCTGATGGTCGTCGACGAGCCGCAGGGAATCGTGGCGTTGGCGACGGCGCTCTCCGCCCCCGTGCGGGTCGTGAGACAGGCCATCGACAACCTGGTTGCCGACTTTGACGGAGACCTCGGGGGGCGTCGCAGAGGCTTCGAACTGCGCGAGGTCGGCGGGGGCTGGCGCATCTACGTGCGCGAGGATCACGACGATATCGTTCGTGACTTCGTGCTCACCCAAAACCCCAGCAGGCTCTCGCAAGCCGCTCTCGAAACGCTCGCCGTTATCGCCTATAAGCAGCCGATCAGCCGCGGCGCAATCGCCTCGATTCGCGCCGTCAACGTCGACTCCGTCGTGCGCACCCTGCTGGGCAGGGGCCTCATTACCGAGGCCTTCGCCGACTCGGAGACCGGCGCCATTCACTATGCAACCACCGATCTGCTGTTGACGCAGCTCGGTATCAACTCCCTCGACGAGCTGCCGGCGATCTCGCCTCTGCTCGCCGATGGCTCGGAAGGATTCGATGATGTCCGCGGATAG
- a CDS encoding ParA family protein, whose product MTVQRNKSAELDGIEIPAGRVGPTGRPFRRFDVPEPLNGHGPARIIALCNQKGGVGKTTTTISVGAALADYGRRVLAVDFDPQGALSAGLGVQTHDVPNIYDLLLGSLKDPHAAIQKTGTPGLDVIPANIDLSAAEVHLVNEVAREQILAGVLRKVKDEYDVILIDCQPSLGLLTVNALTASHGVLIPLECEFFALRGVALLIETIEKVKDRLNPAIELDGILATMYDSRTLHSREVLERVVETFDEKVFETVIGRTIKFPDASVAAAPITQFAPEHPQAEAYRQLARELIFRGAVA is encoded by the coding sequence ATGACAGTACAGCGGAACAAATCGGCCGAACTCGACGGCATCGAGATCCCCGCTGGCCGCGTCGGACCGACGGGACGCCCGTTTCGGCGCTTTGACGTGCCTGAGCCTCTCAACGGTCACGGGCCCGCGCGCATTATCGCCCTCTGCAATCAAAAGGGCGGCGTAGGCAAAACGACCACGACCATCAGTGTCGGAGCCGCGCTGGCCGACTACGGACGCCGTGTTCTTGCCGTGGACTTCGACCCGCAGGGAGCGCTTTCTGCCGGACTCGGTGTTCAGACCCACGACGTCCCCAACATTTACGACCTGCTTCTCGGCTCCCTCAAAGACCCGCACGCCGCCATCCAGAAGACCGGAACCCCCGGGCTCGACGTGATCCCGGCCAACATCGACCTTTCGGCAGCCGAGGTCCACCTCGTCAACGAGGTCGCCCGCGAGCAGATTTTGGCCGGCGTGCTGCGCAAGGTCAAAGACGAGTACGACGTGATCTTGATCGACTGCCAGCCCTCTCTAGGGCTTCTTACGGTCAACGCTTTGACCGCGAGCCACGGTGTGTTGATTCCGCTCGAGTGTGAGTTCTTTGCCCTGCGAGGAGTCGCGCTCCTGATCGAAACCATCGAGAAGGTCAAAGATCGCTTGAACCCCGCGATCGAACTCGACGGCATTCTCGCCACGATGTATGACTCGCGCACACTGCACTCGCGCGAGGTTCTCGAGCGCGTCGTCGAGACCTTTGACGAGAAGGTTTTTGAAACCGTCATTGGTCGCACAATCAAGTTTCCGGATGCCTCGGTCGCCGCTGCGCCGATCACCCAGTTTGCGCCGGAGCACCCCCAGGCGGAGGCATACCGCCAGCTTGCGCGGGAGCTGATCTTCCGTGGCGCCGTCGCCTAG
- the recN gene encoding DNA repair protein RecN yields the protein MIEEIVIRNLGVIGEARMPLGAGFTALTGETGAGKTMVVSALGLLLGARADSGVVRQGCDSASVEGHWLIEADGPVAERVIDAGGDIDPAGPGKAELILGRTITSEGRSRAVVGGRSAPVGVLGDIGSHLVVVHGQSEQLRLRSSTAQREALDHYAGAPLASLLREYREVFHRWQETQAERDVLVAERDRRAREAEDLRIAIDEIESVAPEPGEDVLLDERAEKLANLEDLRIAADSAHLLLSGDVDDTPAAAPLLDMARRQLERVASHDPALAPIAAAIGEASFIVADLGSQIASYVAGLDADGAAELESVQERRAELSGLTRKHGPSIDDVLAFLSQASDRLLELDGDSDRIDELTRLLAEDTAAIETLADRLREVRAEAASRLATEVTRELAALAMPDAALTVQVTEATEYSTTGRDQVSIMLRPHAGSDPRPLGKGASGGELSRVMLAIEVVLAATNPVATFVFDEVDSGVGGASAIEIGRRLARLAEKSQVIVVTHLAQVAAFATNHLSVVKDSDGTVTASSVRQLEGNDRAAEMARLLSGLPDSQSGLEHAKELLELAAAG from the coding sequence GTGATCGAGGAGATCGTTATCCGCAACCTCGGCGTGATCGGCGAGGCCAGAATGCCGCTGGGCGCTGGCTTCACCGCTCTCACGGGAGAGACAGGCGCGGGTAAAACCATGGTGGTTTCGGCGCTCGGATTGCTTCTCGGCGCGCGCGCCGATAGCGGCGTAGTGCGCCAGGGATGTGACTCCGCGAGTGTCGAGGGCCACTGGCTCATCGAGGCAGATGGCCCTGTGGCCGAGCGCGTGATCGACGCGGGCGGCGACATCGACCCCGCCGGCCCCGGCAAGGCGGAACTCATTCTGGGCCGCACCATAACCTCGGAGGGCCGCAGCCGCGCCGTTGTGGGCGGGCGCTCTGCACCCGTTGGCGTGCTCGGCGATATCGGTTCGCATCTCGTGGTCGTTCACGGCCAATCCGAACAGCTTCGGCTGCGTTCATCCACTGCCCAGCGGGAGGCGCTCGACCACTACGCCGGCGCGCCCCTGGCATCCCTGCTCCGGGAGTATCGCGAGGTCTTCCACCGTTGGCAAGAAACGCAGGCGGAGCGTGACGTGCTCGTCGCCGAACGCGACCGTAGGGCTCGCGAGGCAGAAGACCTCCGCATTGCGATCGACGAGATCGAGTCGGTGGCCCCCGAGCCGGGCGAGGATGTTCTGCTCGATGAACGAGCCGAGAAGCTGGCCAATCTCGAAGACCTGCGGATCGCCGCCGACAGTGCCCATCTCTTGCTTTCCGGTGACGTCGACGACACCCCGGCCGCAGCACCACTTCTCGACATGGCCAGGCGCCAGCTTGAGCGCGTCGCCTCCCACGATCCCGCCCTTGCGCCCATCGCGGCCGCAATCGGCGAGGCATCGTTCATCGTCGCCGACCTCGGTTCTCAAATTGCCAGCTACGTCGCGGGCCTCGACGCGGACGGCGCAGCAGAGCTCGAGAGTGTGCAGGAACGCCGGGCCGAGCTATCTGGACTCACGCGCAAACACGGACCATCAATTGATGACGTGCTCGCGTTTCTCTCGCAGGCGAGCGACCGCCTTCTCGAACTCGATGGTGACAGCGACCGCATCGACGAACTCACCCGTTTGCTCGCAGAAGACACCGCCGCCATCGAGACACTCGCCGACCGGCTTCGCGAGGTGCGGGCAGAGGCGGCGTCTCGCCTCGCCACAGAGGTGACTCGTGAACTTGCCGCCCTGGCGATGCCGGATGCTGCGCTTACCGTGCAGGTCACCGAGGCAACCGAATACAGCACCACTGGGCGAGACCAGGTGTCCATAATGCTTCGGCCACATGCCGGGTCAGACCCGCGCCCTCTCGGCAAGGGAGCCTCTGGCGGCGAACTCTCTCGCGTGATGTTGGCGATCGAGGTTGTGCTTGCGGCAACCAACCCCGTTGCGACGTTCGTGTTCGACGAGGTCGATTCTGGCGTGGGTGGTGCATCCGCCATCGAAATCGGGCGCCGGCTGGCGCGTCTTGCAGAGAAGTCGCAGGTTATTGTGGTGACCCATTTGGCCCAGGTTGCCGCCTTCGCCACGAACCACCTGAGTGTGGTCAAGGACAGCGACGGCACGGTGACGGCCAGCAGTGTTCGACAGCTCGAGGGCAATGACCGGGCGGCGGAGATGGCCCGCTTGCTTTCTGGCCTTCCCGACTCCCAAAGCGGTCTCGAACATGCCAAGGAATTGCTGGAGCTCGCGGCCGCCGGTTGA
- a CDS encoding HAD-IIA family hydrolase — protein MSLKFLKKMSKSTTTSPTVQTPTNQTTASPTPASPTPSDSSGVSAGPSSTVRVSLAAGETPVSGVDLILLDLDGVVYKGEAAIAGAVDALNASELRIGYITNNASRSAATVADHLRRLGLEAAESDVVTSSQAAARLLADLVEPGGEVLVVGGEGLIVEVERAGFIAVFTGTPETAAVVQGFAPTVGWESLAQAAFALQGEYSERPWVATNNDWTIPVAGGIAPGNGTLVSAVHTAVGRLPIVAGKPEVPIFEAALERFGVADALFIGDRLDTDILGANRAGLRSALVLTGIDGPKQLLAASAPMRPELILTDLSELTLPYPATEFEADGVVRVRDSAVRMNGHRAELVAPGAHVDLVRASCAAVWASGLAIYGIDVDGLLMDALGIARDDSRR, from the coding sequence ATGTCGTTGAAGTTTTTGAAGAAGATGTCGAAGAGCACGACTACGTCACCGACCGTGCAGACGCCGACGAATCAGACGACAGCGAGTCCGACACCAGCGAGTCCGACACCGAGCGATAGCAGCGGCGTTTCTGCCGGGCCATCCTCTACGGTTCGGGTCTCTCTCGCCGCGGGGGAGACCCCAGTTTCGGGCGTCGACCTCATACTGCTGGACCTTGACGGCGTCGTTTATAAGGGCGAAGCCGCTATCGCTGGCGCAGTAGATGCCCTCAACGCCTCCGAGCTTCGAATCGGTTACATCACCAACAATGCTTCTCGGTCGGCGGCTACCGTCGCTGACCACCTCCGTCGGCTTGGCCTCGAGGCCGCCGAATCCGATGTTGTGACGTCGTCGCAGGCGGCCGCTCGCCTGCTCGCGGATCTTGTTGAGCCCGGAGGCGAAGTCCTTGTCGTCGGCGGCGAGGGTCTCATCGTCGAGGTCGAACGCGCAGGCTTTATTGCTGTGTTCACGGGCACACCGGAAACCGCTGCCGTCGTGCAGGGCTTCGCCCCCACGGTGGGATGGGAATCCCTCGCGCAGGCGGCATTTGCGCTTCAGGGGGAGTATTCCGAACGGCCTTGGGTAGCGACCAATAACGACTGGACGATCCCGGTTGCTGGCGGGATCGCCCCCGGAAACGGCACCCTCGTCTCGGCGGTCCACACCGCTGTCGGTCGGCTTCCCATCGTCGCAGGCAAGCCGGAGGTTCCTATTTTTGAGGCCGCGCTGGAGAGATTTGGTGTCGCAGACGCCCTCTTCATCGGCGACCGTCTCGACACCGATATTCTCGGCGCGAATCGCGCCGGTCTGCGTTCGGCGCTGGTTCTGACGGGAATCGACGGACCCAAGCAGCTCCTCGCTGCGAGTGCGCCTATGCGCCCGGAACTGATCCTCACCGATCTCAGCGAGTTGACTCTGCCATACCCGGCCACAGAGTTCGAGGCAGACGGAGTTGTGCGGGTGCGCGATTCCGCCGTGCGGATGAACGGTCACCGCGCGGAGCTTGTTGCCCCTGGCGCCCACGTTGACCTGGTGCGCGCATCCTGCGCGGCGGTCTGGGCATCCGGACTCGCTATATACGGCATCGACGTCGACGGGCTATTGATGGACGCGCTCGGCATTGCACGGGATGACTCGCGGCGATGA
- a CDS encoding TlyA family RNA methyltransferase — protein MTDAPENDGPQRLDAALAQGAARSRTHAARLIADGLVSVDGATILKPSFKVRPGSRIDVAGADHYVSRAAHKLIAGLDAFGLSVDGRNALDVGASTGGFTQVLLERGARRVIALDVGHGQLDAAVAADDRVVVVEGFNARSMTPETLQAAAGETGSIDLVVGDLSFISLTMVIPALVETVGTAADFVLLIKPQFEVGRTGIREGIVRDAGLRNDAVCGVLWAAWDVGLGTAGIIPSPILGTTGNHEYVVHMSASGSNPTEWLERVSDLCA, from the coding sequence GTGACTGACGCACCGGAGAACGATGGCCCACAACGGCTCGACGCTGCCCTTGCACAGGGGGCGGCGCGCTCGCGAACCCACGCGGCCCGCTTGATTGCGGACGGACTGGTGTCTGTGGACGGCGCGACAATTCTTAAGCCGTCATTCAAAGTGCGCCCCGGCAGCCGAATCGACGTGGCCGGAGCTGACCACTATGTGAGCAGGGCCGCCCACAAGCTAATCGCGGGCCTCGACGCTTTTGGCCTCTCGGTCGACGGCAGAAATGCTCTGGATGTCGGCGCATCGACGGGCGGGTTCACTCAGGTGCTGCTCGAGCGAGGCGCTCGAAGGGTGATCGCACTCGACGTAGGTCACGGTCAGCTGGATGCCGCGGTCGCCGCCGATGATCGTGTCGTCGTTGTGGAGGGCTTCAACGCGAGGTCGATGACTCCCGAAACGTTGCAGGCTGCCGCGGGAGAAACCGGCTCAATCGACCTGGTTGTTGGCGATCTATCGTTTATCTCATTGACGATGGTGATTCCCGCGCTCGTTGAGACAGTGGGCACCGCCGCCGATTTTGTTTTGCTCATCAAGCCGCAGTTCGAGGTGGGGCGCACCGGCATTCGCGAAGGCATCGTTCGAGACGCTGGGCTGCGCAACGATGCCGTGTGTGGCGTGCTGTGGGCGGCGTGGGACGTGGGCCTCGGCACGGCGGGCATCATTCCTTCCCCCATTCTCGGAACCACGGGAAATCACGAGTATGTGGTGCACATGAGCGCTTCGGGGAGCAATCCGACAGAATGGTTGGAGCGGGTTTCTGACCTCTGTGCCTAG